The region ATGTTTGATTCGATGGGGGTCCGCAGACAAAGCGGTGAACAAGGGATTCTTCTAAACCATTTGGTCATTGATTTTCAAGATTTGCGTAATAAGGTTCTCAAGTTACAACACGAACCAAGTAATTTCACAGCTGAAGAAAAAGAACGCCATTTAAAAGAATACTTGGGACATAAACCCATTGAAGTCTTTTTTGGTATCTTAACGGGTATCGGAGTTGCTTTTGCAGTTCGTGAATTATTGTCTATTTTTGGTTTTTAAATGGCTGCTTTATTTTACGGTGCCCTTTCCCCTTCCATGAACGTATTGTGGAAGGTAAAAGGGCATTTTTAGTTAATGAGCAATCTATGAAGTTCTTTTGTTTTTGTGCTATACTGAAAAACGCTTTGAGGAACAGACTTGTTATATATGGAGGAATTACTTTGAAACCAACGAATGAAGTATTTGACATCACTATTATTGGTGGCGGTCCTACGGGGATGTTTGCTGCTTTTTACGGCGGTATGCGTAATGCAAAAGTCAAGATCATTGAAAGTTTACCACAACTCGGTGGACAGTTATCTATGCTGTATCCTGAAAAAGACATATTTGATATTGCTGCTATGCCGGTAGTTGGTGCTCAAGAGCTGATTGATAATTTATCAGTTCAGATGTCACGGTTTGAACAAACAATTTGTCTGGAAGAAGAAGTTGTGGATGTGCATAAGAATGCTGAAGGGATTTTTGAACTAAAATCCAAGAAAGCAACGCACTATTCAAAAGCTGTTATTATTACCGCTGGAAATGGCGCTTTTCAACCTAGACGATTAGAAATCGAACATGCTGAACAATATGAAGGCAAAACATTACATTATTATGTTAACAATATCGAACGATTCAAAGACCGGACAGTCGCGATTTGCGGCGGCGGTGATTCAGCAGTAGACTGGGCGCTAACATTAGAACCGATTGCAAAAAAAGTTTACCTGATTCATCGTCGCACTAAATTCAGAGCTTTAGAACATTCTGTTTCCTTGTTAATGGAATCGGGTGTAGAAATAAAAACGCCTTTTGTTCCAGAAGCCATTGACGGCAAAGAACATGTTCTAGAACACGTTACCCTAAAAAAAGTGCGCGGGGATAAAACAGAAACTTTGGAAATCGATGATTTTTTAGTAAATTATGGTTTCAGCTCTTCCATTGGTCCAATGAAAAATTGGGGATTCGATGTCACTCGTAATGAAATCGTCGTAAATACTAAGATGGAAACTTCCATTCCCGGTATTTATGCGGCTGGAGATATTTGTACGTATGAAGGAAAAATCAAATTAATTGCCACAGGTTTTGGCGAAGCCCCAACTGCTATCAATAATGCTATGAGCTATATCAACCCCGATGAGCGCGTACAACCCATGCACAGTACCAGCTTATTCTAAATAGTTATTTATCGCGCGTCTGTTTTTCCTGTTGATCAGGTCAAACAGGCGCTTTTTTTAAGGGTTATCTGCCGACTAAATCAGTAAATTGAGGTATACTGGACTTACTTAACTAGGAGGTATGCATATTATGGTAAAGTCAAGTAATGAGTTACATCAAAAAGCACTCGAATTGTTAGACAAACGCGGTGTAAAATTAACCGATATTGCTGAGCTGGTCCTTTTTTTACAAACTCCGTATATCAAAGATTTAACAGTGGATGAATGTTTAGCGAATGTTGAAGCAGTCTTATTAAAACGCGAAGTGCAAAATACTATTTTAACAGGCGTTCAGCTGGATATATTAGCAGAGCAGAATGCATTAATGAATCCACTGCAAGATATTATTACAGACGATGAAGGTCTTTATGGAATTGACGAAATTCTGGCTCTTTCGATTGTAAACGTCTATGGTTCAATCGGTTTTACGAATTACGGCTACATCGACAAAATCAAACCAGGAATTCTAGCTAAACTTAATAGTCATGAAGGCGATGAAGTGCATACTTTTATGGACGATATCGTTGGTGCAATTGCCGCTGCAGCAGCCAGTCGCTTAGCGCATGCTAACCCATCACAAAGTGAACTGGTTAAATAAGTTGCACCATTAATGACGGCTGTTTTATTTGGCTTTTTTGATTAAAGAAGTATACTAGACTTGTAAGAAAAAATGATAAAGGAGAGAGCAACCATGCCACATGATTTACAAAAAAAAGGTAACTTTCCGGATTTCTCTGATTTCTTTCCAAGTTTATTTGACGACAACTCTTTTTGGGATAGAGCTTCCCTATCAAACACAAAAAACAATTTCAAAGCCGATGTGCACGAAACAGAAAAAGAATATGAAGTGAAAGTCGATCTTCCCGGATTTGATAAAGAGAACATTTCAATTGAATTTGACCACGATGTTTTAACCATTCATGCTAAACGCCAATCAGAAACAAGTGAAAAAAATGATGAAGGCCAATATATTAAGCAAGAACGTTCTTATGGCAGTATGACACGTCAATTTTATCTTAAAAATGCAGATGAAGAAAACAGCAAAGCAAATTACAAAGATGGCGTACTCACTTTAACGATGCCAAAACTTTCTTCTGAAGACAACAAGAAAAAACAAATTACTATCGAATAATACCAACAAATTAAAAAAGCCTGAAACCTTTTCTCTTAACAGGAAAAAGGCTTCAGGCTTTTTATTCTTTTTTAAAAGCTATACGTTTAGTAAAAAAGTAACCCGCGATAATCGTTACTTCAATTAACGCAAAAGCCAATATAAAACAATGCATAAAAAATGATTCCGGCAAAGCCAAGATTACAGGGTCCGTTGACGGATTAAACATCCAAGCATCATTGTTAAAAAAGACTTCATGAAAAGTAATAAATAACTGGTCGAAGTTTAAAGCAATCAAGATCAACACAACAAAAGGAATGAGCATGCCCCATTGAAAAGGCCTAATCAATTTCCAGACTAAACGCTGCCGTTTCATAAAGAACACATAAAAAATAGTGCTGATCGTCGTGACTGCTGCAACTGCATAATTAAATAAAAACAACTTTTTCACTTCATAAAAATGAAACAGCCCATCTTCTGAACTTGGAAAATCTGGCATGTGCAATTCTGTGATCCAGGGTTTATTTAAATAATCGAGTAAAATATGGTAGTTTTCTAACAGCACTGTTTTACTGATTCCCAACTTTTCGGGGATAGAAAAGTAATCAAGATCAAAGGCATATAAAGGAACAAAGTTGATTGTAATGGCAATGGCTACAGTTAAGATACATAAAAAAAGACATGCGATACCAAAAAAGTGAATGAACTTTACTTTCATCACACAATCCACTCATCTAAAGAAGAAATTTGATGAGTCGGTTGTTCCATCCCAGCAGTAAGATCATCCCGCTTAGTAAAACCTGTATAGACTAATAACGTATCTATTCCATTGTGGATACCAGCAAGAATATCTGTTTCATAATTGTCCCCTACCATCACTACTTCTTCTTTCTTCAATCCAATTGTCTTCAATGCCTCATTCATAATGATTGCTTCAGGCTTCCCAATAAAAGTAGGCTGAACTCGCGTAGCAGCTATCACCAATGCAGCTAATGAACCAGCTCCCGGAACCATTCCTTTTTCACTGGGCAGATTTGTATCTTTATTCGTAGCAATAAAACGTGCTCCTTTGTGAATAGCTAAAGTAGCTGTCTCAAAATCTTCATAAGTGGCTTTACGATCTAAAGCCACTGCTACAAAATCAGGGTTGAGTTTATCTTCGATAAATCCAGCATCGCTTAAAGCATGCTTTAATCCAGTTTCTCCAATAGCGAACACTTTGTTGCCTTGGTTTAATTCTTTCATATAAGTTGCTGTTGCCAATGAACCAGTATAGATAGTCTCTTCAGGGACATCAATTGAAAAATGGTTCCGTAAATTATCGGCCACTTCTTTTTGCGTTTTTGTTGTATTATTCGTGACAAATAGAAACGGGATCTGCTTATCTTGCAGCCGTTTAATAAAACGAGAAGCAGCTGGTATCGGTTTGCTTCCCAAATACATCGTTCCATCTAAATCAATTAAATATCCTTTATAATCCATGAGTGTTCTTCACAGCTCCTATTCGTTATTTTTTTTCGTTTCCACATCTTTACGGCGAATACTAAAGTGGCGTTTGCCCTTACTGTCTTGGACGGTCTTAAATGCAGCTTTTTCTTTCTCTGCAACTTTCGTTTCTTTTTGAACAGTTGCCGGAGTGACCTCTTTTTTAACAAAATCACGTTTTCCTTTTGTTCCAGTTGGCTTGCTTTTCTTTTTTTCTGTGACTGACTGTGAAGCAGCCGGTTGTTTTACTCGTTCTGACTTTTGGTTCGTAGGATTTTTTCCTTTTTGGTTTCTTCGTTTGCGAGCAGGCTTATCAGATTTTTCTGAAAATCCTCCTTTGTTTTTGCTTTTTTTCGTTTCCAAACGATGCAAAACAAAATAAGGACAGCCGAAATTACAGTATTCATATAAATAATCTTCCAAGTTATTGATTCTTTGGTCTTGAGGAACTTTTCGGTTTCGATTATCATAAAAACCTTTTAACCGTAATTGTTCAAAACCCCAATCTGCTACTACATAATCGTATTTATCTAAAATTTCACTGTATCTTTCACTTAATCGTTCAGCATCAAAAGCTTCTCTGTAGTCTTTAACGATTTCATATTTGGTGCCGTCGATCGTGATAGTAGTTGCATCTATTCGCTGTACTAATTGTTGTTCCGTCGGTTCTAAAGTCTCTTGTATCTCTAGACCCATAGATGAATGCGTTGCATGCTGATCTTTTTTCTCAGGATATTCTTTTTTTGTTAGGTTTCTAGTTGTTTGTTGGGATTCATTAACCGAGCTTCTCTTCGTTCTTTTTTGTTTGGTTGATTTATCCATTTTTTCGCTTGATTGATGTGAACTCTGTTTTTTGCTAGATGACGGTTTAGAGTCATTATGCTGTTTTTCTATATTTTGCTTAGTGGTCTGTTCTTTCTGTTCTGACATTTTTTTCACCTGCATTTTCTATTCTGATTTGTCTTCGCTTATTAAAGGATACGTTTTCCCTAAATGCTGGCCTAAAACATTGCGAATAAAGTAAGGGAATAACACTTCGTTCTCTCCTTTTATTTCAATGGTCGGAAAGAAAGGAATATACATAAAATGATCGACCGTTGCAAAGGTATACCTTTTTTCTTTAACGATCTGTTCTCCTAACCACTTTACTTCTCTGGTTTTTTTATCAAATTCAATTCCGTTATAACACAACTCGCCAAAAACTTGTCCTCTGAATCCCATGCCTTTTATAGGGAAATTACGTAAAAAGTCCCGATTTTTTTCCATTTCATACATGAGACGAATCATATTTTCACCGTCTAAAGTACAGCGCAGAATTCTCATTGGATGCGGCAATACTTGATGCAATTCATCATTGGTCACAATGCCTTCAATCAG is a window of Carnobacterium mobile DSM 4848 DNA encoding:
- a CDS encoding divergent PAP2 family protein, which codes for MAILSNFPLVAALTAIIFAQFIKVPIALLLQRKTTWALATSTGGMPSSHSAAVSALITALSLQEGVRSPLVAIASTFGVIVMFDSMGVRRQSGEQGILLNHLVIDFQDLRNKVLKLQHEPSNFTAEEKERHLKEYLGHKPIEVFFGILTGIGVAFAVRELLSIFGF
- a CDS encoding NAD(P)/FAD-dependent oxidoreductase — its product is MFAAFYGGMRNAKVKIIESLPQLGGQLSMLYPEKDIFDIAAMPVVGAQELIDNLSVQMSRFEQTICLEEEVVDVHKNAEGIFELKSKKATHYSKAVIITAGNGAFQPRRLEIEHAEQYEGKTLHYYVNNIERFKDRTVAICGGGDSAVDWALTLEPIAKKVYLIHRRTKFRALEHSVSLLMESGVEIKTPFVPEAIDGKEHVLEHVTLKKVRGDKTETLEIDDFLVNYGFSSSIGPMKNWGFDVTRNEIVVNTKMETSIPGIYAAGDICTYEGKIKLIATGFGEAPTAINNAMSYINPDERVQPMHSTSLF
- a CDS encoding phosphatidylglycerophosphatase A family protein, with product MVKSSNELHQKALELLDKRGVKLTDIAELVLFLQTPYIKDLTVDECLANVEAVLLKREVQNTILTGVQLDILAEQNALMNPLQDIITDDEGLYGIDEILALSIVNVYGSIGFTNYGYIDKIKPGILAKLNSHEGDEVHTFMDDIVGAIAAAAASRLAHANPSQSELVK
- a CDS encoding Hsp20/alpha crystallin family protein, with the translated sequence MPHDLQKKGNFPDFSDFFPSLFDDNSFWDRASLSNTKNNFKADVHETEKEYEVKVDLPGFDKENISIEFDHDVLTIHAKRQSETSEKNDEGQYIKQERSYGSMTRQFYLKNADEENSKANYKDGVLTLTMPKLSSEDNKKKQITIE
- a CDS encoding TIGR01906 family membrane protein — translated: MKVKFIHFFGIACLFLCILTVAIAITINFVPLYAFDLDYFSIPEKLGISKTVLLENYHILLDYLNKPWITELHMPDFPSSEDGLFHFYEVKKLFLFNYAVAAVTTISTIFYVFFMKRQRLVWKLIRPFQWGMLIPFVVLILIALNFDQLFITFHEVFFNNDAWMFNPSTDPVILALPESFFMHCFILAFALIEVTIIAGYFFTKRIAFKKE
- a CDS encoding TIGR01457 family HAD-type hydrolase, giving the protein MDYKGYLIDLDGTMYLGSKPIPAASRFIKRLQDKQIPFLFVTNNTTKTQKEVADNLRNHFSIDVPEETIYTGSLATATYMKELNQGNKVFAIGETGLKHALSDAGFIEDKLNPDFVAVALDRKATYEDFETATLAIHKGARFIATNKDTNLPSEKGMVPGAGSLAALVIAATRVQPTFIGKPEAIIMNEALKTIGLKKEEVVMVGDNYETDILAGIHNGIDTLLVYTGFTKRDDLTAGMEQPTHQISSLDEWIV
- a CDS encoding YutD family protein; this translates as MSEQKEQTTKQNIEKQHNDSKPSSSKKQSSHQSSEKMDKSTKQKRTKRSSVNESQQTTRNLTKKEYPEKKDQHATHSSMGLEIQETLEPTEQQLVQRIDATTITIDGTKYEIVKDYREAFDAERLSERYSEILDKYDYVVADWGFEQLRLKGFYDNRNRKVPQDQRINNLEDYLYEYCNFGCPYFVLHRLETKKSKNKGGFSEKSDKPARKRRNQKGKNPTNQKSERVKQPAASQSVTEKKKSKPTGTKGKRDFVKKEVTPATVQKETKVAEKEKAAFKTVQDSKGKRHFSIRRKDVETKKNNE